In Rutidosis leptorrhynchoides isolate AG116_Rl617_1_P2 chromosome 6, CSIRO_AGI_Rlap_v1, whole genome shotgun sequence, the DNA window CAAGGAGCTGGGCAAAAAGCGTATCCTTTGTTCTTGTAGGAAGTTGTATTGCCCTTATATTATGTTATAAAGATGGTTAATGTAATCTGGTTGCATCTTTTTATAGGTAAATTTTTGTGGATGCCACCCAAGTATGATTCTAGTTTCATCTATACAGATGCTTAAAAAATTGCCAAATGATGAAATTGATAAACATATTTTTGAAGGACAAACATGTCTTTGGTGAGGGGTCAGAATTGAATAGGTTAGAGTTGTATTTTCATAAAAACTTCCAGGCATATTGTCATTCAGTATGTTTTTTCGTCGGCATTTGATAAAAAAGATTAAATTAATTTTTGGGTGGATTTAAATTAGCTTTAATACAGTAGTGGTCATAATAAAAAAAGATGACTACTTGGGAGGCAATGTTCGCCCATTTTATTTCTTAACCAATTTATAGAGGAATTGAAGTGTGGCGCATTGAGAACTTTAAGCCTGTGGCAATTCCAAAATCTTCTCATGGAAATTTTTTTACAGGGGACTCTTATGTTATTTTGAAGGTTTGTTTTCTTAACCTAGTACATTTACATatctgttaattttttttttctgcatTATAACTTAAGTGAATAAACATTACTTTTTCATTGCTGTATCCTATGCTGTTAGTTATCTACGCTTGAATCTGTTATATTAATACCGGTGAAGTATTACTATATGTTTTTTTATTCCTTTCTTTTTACAGGGGACTCATGTTATTTTGAAGGTTTGTCACTAACGTTGTTATAGTGAAGTAATTTTGAACATGCATCTACGTCAAAAGTCTGATATATAGAATTATTACTCGAAAGAGGCTCTTAGATTTCCACACTAAATAGATAATTGTATAAATCCAAATTTTATTAGGCAGCATTACACTTCATATATCTGCTGGTGCGACAATCTTAAGTTTCAGCAACAATATGTAGTAATCCATCCCACACAAATTGAACTAATGGTCTAAAATTAGTAAAATATATTAGCTCTATAAAAACCCCGAGGTCTGGCCAAGTTGGTTAACTACCTGTCTACGTTTTTCAAAGTTTAATAGTCAATGCTCTTCTATAATGAGACAGTAAGCAAACTCTTGTGGACAGCAATTGCGAGCGTCAATTATTCTTATAACAGGATAGGTGACAAATAGGCTGTAGGGCTAACAAAAATCAACTTAAACGTGATCATTGCAATTATTTGGACATTTCAAATTCGACTTCATTTCTGTCTTCAAATAAGATATTTTCCCCTCGTGCTTATGTTTTCTAAATCTGGGATTTTGCAATTGTGTTGTAGACTGTTGCTTTGAAAAGTGGCGCACTACGTCATGACATCCATTATTGGCTAGGTAAAGATACAAGTCAGGTGCGTTTTCACTTGTAATTCCTCTATTCATGATTTTCTTTCATTAGATTCATGCTTTATAGTCAGCCATTATCTAGGATCACATCTCTTCCCATTTTTAATCCCAATCTCTGTTTCAATAAGCTTTAATGATTATTATTGGTTACAGGATGAAGCTGGAGCAGCAGCCTTGAAGACGGTGGAACTCGATGCAGCTCTCGGAGGACGTGCTGTTCAGTATCGTGAAGTACAAGGACACGAAACTGAGAGGTTCCTTTCTTACTTTAAACCATGCATTATACCTCAAAAAGGTGGAGTTGCATCTGGTTTTAAGCACGTTGAACCTGAAGAATATAAGATTCGTATGTTTACTTGCCAAGGAAAGCATGTAGTTCATGTAAAAGAGGCACGTTTGTTCTCTTAATGCTCCATTGTTACAAATTATCAAGTtgttttttttcattttttctAATATTCAATTTTCTTTGTTGGTAGCAGGTTCCGTTTGCTCGATCGTCACTTAATCATGATGACATATTTATCTTGGATACCTCGAATAAGATATTCCAGTTTAATGGTTCTAGTTCATGCATTCAAGAAAGGGCTAAAGCTTTGGAGGTTGTACAGCATCTTAAAGATACTTATCATGATGGGAAGTGTGACATAGCCACTGTTGGTAAGTCAATATTATGTACTTAAAATCTGATTGGTCATCACAACTTAATTTCGAAATCTTCATGTTTGGACAGAGGATGGTAAATTAATGTCTGATGCTGAAACCGGAGAGTTTTGGGGTTTCTTTGGTGGCTTTGCTCCACTTCccaagaaaacagcaactgatgacACCAAAAGTGCCGACGCTATTCTGACTCAGCTCTTGTGGTAATACATTATGTTCACTTTAAGCACTGTTGTAAAAGCCGCCCGAGTCGGCTGACGCGTCGTTTTGGGGACCAGACCGTCCCCACTCACCCAATAATGCCTTGAAAGTCGGTCAACGCTAAAAATTCGGGTCAAAGTGGGCTGAGTCGGGTCTAGTCGGTCAAAGTTAGGTCacgaattttattttttttaatatcagATTTTGTTGCATATATCTATGTTTAAAATATTTACGTTTGATATATACATGCTCAATTTATCTATTAATATAAGTCAACGTTTGTCAACGTCCGACTCGTTCCTTCAAGGTCCCGATGGACTCGTCCCCGGCCCGCGATTTTTACAACCTTAATTTTCAGTACACCTGTGCATATAATTTTCTAGCAATAATGCATAGCGATTCTGACAAATATTTTGTTGTAATAAAGTGTCGAGAAAGGGCAGGCAGAACCCGTTGTTGCTGATTCCCTAACAAAGAATTTGTTAGATACAAATAAATGTTATCTTTTGGATTGTGGGGCCGAGTTATACGTATGGATGGGGAGAAGTACatctcttgatgaaagaaaagctGCAAGTGGAGCTGCGGAAGTAATATAATCTCATCTACTCACTTTTTCATGCTTCTTACATAAATACATCTTAACTTTTTATGTTGACTTCAATTCATAGGAGTATTTGCGTAGCCAAGATAGACTAAAGTCTCATATCATTCGTGTGATTGAGAATTTTGAAACGGTTACTTTTCGATCAAAATTTGATGCTTGGCCGCAATCAGCTGAGGTGGCAGTCTCTGAAGATGGTAGAGGCAAAGTGGCTGGTTAGTATTTACTTTCGGAATAAAAGTAAATTTGGAGGATATTTGTACCATACACTTGATTTTGCTTAGCAAGTTATATTTTTGTTAGTGATTATCATTCCTCCTTATTGGATGACATTTTAGAACTTCTAAAGCGCCAAGGGGTCAACGTCAAAGGTCTACTCAAAGCTGCTCCTGCTAAGGAGGAACCTCAACCATATATAGATTGCACTGGAAATTTGCAGGTACGGGTGGGTAATAATACGTTTATCTTATCGCTGTACATAATGAATATAAATATTGTATCCCCCTTTTGAACCCCAAAAAAGAACAAACATATACATAATCAGCCGTGGCTATTTTAACCCAGTTACATATAAAACGGGTCAACCAGGTAAAACAGAATATATCAGTCTAAGAGAATATGGTTCAAACAGGTAAACAGTCACCAAAAGTGTATTTCTAATGCATAATCCCTCCTTTTTATTCTATACAAAGAATTAGTTTATTATTAAGATAATATAATGCCTAAAATACAAGAGTGTGGACAaacaatcaacaacaacaacaatacccaatctcgcatatgcgaggtatggcggaggtgagatgtagacaatccttcctctaccctaaaatagaagagaagtcgtttctctaaccacgagtcgagaaaaaattctccacccacaggaagagaaagtcatcccctctctactccagggtagagagattgcttccgagaggacctccggcaaaaaaaaaaaaaaaagttttgataaataagtaaataaaaaaataaagaataataaaaataaaaatacggaTGTGACACCAtggaaatggtagaatcaaatttccatgggcttTAAGGCCTGCCTGAATTTCAGTTTAGGTTTTAAGAGGCAGTCAAGTCGCCACTAAATCGGTGCTTGATGTTGCCTCAATAAAAGAGCCGATAGTCATTGAAAACAGAACTCGAAAGGCATGCCACGTGGAAGTTGTTGCataagcaaagagccaaccacccgtagcacaaccaaaaccactcatgcacctttacggtagacatccccgaaaccacacaACTAAATGAAAACCAGCCAAGCTCATGAGCAAAGAAGGTCTTCATTTGCTATAGtggccccaagatgcaccgaaccaTGCGAATCACCTAATCATATacacatacatgcatacataccaacatacatacatatatacataaacacacctacatACATGAACCTATATACATACCTACATACAACTGTACATAAACATACCTACATACATGAAAACAtacctacgtacatacatacatatatacatacaaacaACCATACATACCTACATaagcatacacacatacatacttGCATACATATAttcataaatacatacatacatacacacatacctacataagcatacatacaaaacatacatacatatacgtgGGTACATACCAAGTCATACATAATCCTATGAACATAAACATACATAATCCTTACTCATTATAACCCGTCACCCAAACGGCCCATTCGCCTCCTTTAGCATAATGAACATGTAGACTGTTACATCATATTGATGTAGTGACTTACATTCTCTACAGGTTTGGCGTGTAAATGGCCAAGAgaagattcttcttccagttcctgaTCAGTCAAAGTTTTACAGTGGAGAATGTTATATCTTCCAGTATTCATATCCCGGAGAAGATCAAGATGAATGCCTTATAGGGACATGGTTTGGAAAGCAAAGTGTTGAGGTATTTCTTTTGCAATCATTTTATCTGAAATATTTTATTTTGTACAGTTAGATATATGAGCCAAAGTAAGTCGTAACATGTTCCAAGGGAAACAAAATAAGCAAAATAGATTAAATCAACCTAATAATTTCCCACATTGTGAATGTAGGAAGAACGAAATTCAGCTACCTCACAGGCAAATAAGATGGTTGAGTCACTCAAGTTTATGGCTGCTCAGGTTAATTACTTAAATAATTAAGCTAGTATTAAATTAAATGCCTGTTAATAATCTAGTTATGTATTCCTACTGATAATTTGATTTCATGGATTTTTAGTTGCAAGTTTATGAAGGAAACGAACCTATCCTGTTCTTTGCAATCTTCCAGAGTTTTCTGGTTTTTAAGGTGTAGCTCAGATGCCATACTTCAAGAACAAAAACTCGAGTTTTTATTCTTTCACTTCACTATACGTCTACACGTATTGACATGATTGCTAATATATGAAATTCTCAGGGTGGTGTAAGCGATGGATACAAGAATTTTATATCAGAGACGGAACTTCCTGATGAAACTTATAAAGAAGATGGAGTTGCACTATTTCGAGTTCAGGGATCTGGACCAGAAAACATGCAAGCAATCCAAGTTGAACCTGTAAGTTTCTTTCCTACTCTGATATATTTGTTTTTGAACTTGttttataataaaataatttattTTTACTCAGATGGCGTCATCATTGAACTCATCCTACTGTTATATATTGCTCTCTGGTTCATCCGTTTTTACATGGATTGGAAATCTTACAACTCCCGAGGTCCAGGAACTTGTTGAGAGGCAACTGGatgtgataaaggtttgaactttttGCCATAAAGACTTTCTTACATATTAGTCTTTTTGGTTCTGTTGttaaagtttatttattttttatgcATGATACTTGCAGCCAAATATGCAGTCCAAGTTACAAAAGGAAGGTTCAGAGTCTGAACTTTTTTGGGAAGTTTTAGGTGGAAAGTCTGAATACCCGAGTCAAAAGATTGTAAGAGATGGTGAAAGCGATCCCCATTTGTTTTCATGTACATTTTCTAAAGGTTGAATACTCTACCATTTCTATATTACCATATTTATTTATCTTGCTGGGTTCTTTTGTTACTTGCTAGAAATTTACTGATTAATCTTTTTTTCGTTTTCATTGCTATTTGCTGGCACTTGCGTTGGTTCAGGAGATCTGAAGGTGTGTGTTACCTCATTTTTCCCCCGTTAAGTTACCTTTTATCCTCTTTTGATAACATTTGTATATGGTTTTAACACAGGTCACTGAGATCTATAACTTCAACCAGGATGATTTAATGACTGAAGACATATTTATTCTTGATTGTCACTCAAGCATCTTTGTTTGGGTAGGGCAACAGGTTGATCAGAAACTGAAAACAGAAGTATTAGTCATCGGGGAGGTATATTATGTTGTGTTTCAGTTATTATTTTCTGTAGTTGCACATTGTTGTGTATTAATTCACTTGGAAATTTAACAGAAGTTCCTGAAACATGATTTTCTTCTCGAGAATTTATCTCTTGAAACTCCACTATACATTATATCTGAAGGAAGTGAACCACAATTCTTCACACGTTTCTTCACATGGGATTCAAATAAATCTGCAGTAAGTGATGACGTTGCAATTACAACTTGAAGTGTGCTATGTAAATATACTTTTTTTAACGAGTTCAATCTGTGATCATGGCTGCAGATGCATGGAAACTCGTTCCAAAGGAAGTTATCTCTACTTAAAAATGGAGGCCGCCCAACTTTAAATAATGTAAGTCACATTTCTATATATCAATCGCATAAATAAACTCTCATAATTAAATGACTTTGCATCTTGTATATTCAATTATGAGTAGCTTATGTAAAATGTATCATCAATAATTATTGCTTTATCCTTTAATATGTGCTACTGCCTTCCCCCTCTTTTTTTGCAAATTGTCAATGCATGTTAGTTTTTGGACAAACATTGATGTACATGGTATGATTTTGAAAGTGAAACTATTTGATTGATTATGTTTTCGCTAAAGTATGTATTTTGGATGATATTTGAGAATACAatgaattacaacaacaacaacaacaacaatacccaattccactagagtggagtatgggggaggttagatgtagacagtcctttcctctaccctaaagtaaaagggaagtcattcctccacccacggatacctatcggtccccaggtagaggaagtcgtccctccctattctgtagagcagagaggctgcttcctagggacctccgaccaTAAAGAACCATGAATTCCGATATGTGCAGTAAAAGTATACAAGTAAAGTAGATAAAAAAGAAACTTTACCATGAATAAAGTATATATCAATACGATATGTATAGGTAAATAAAGCATGTAACAAAATAATGTAATATagcatataacatataattaaaatatgtgcgtgtcaaatatgcaagtataaccagtcatgtaagtacaataagtatacgGCAACATGTTGGTAAGAAGCATGTAGGTATACTATGCAGTATAAAATAGATG includes these proteins:
- the LOC139851640 gene encoding villin-4-like; the protein is MSVSMRDLDPAFQGAGQKAGIEVWRIENFKPVAIPKSSHGNFFTGDSYVILKTVALKSGALRHDIHYWLGKDTSQDEAGAAALKTVELDAALGGRAVQYREVQGHETERFLSYFKPCIIPQKGGVASGFKHVEPEEYKIRMFTCQGKHVVHVKEVPFARSSLNHDDIFILDTSNKIFQFNGSSSCIQERAKALEVVQHLKDTYHDGKCDIATVEDGKLMSDAETGEFWGFFGGFAPLPKKTATDDTKSADAILTQLLCVEKGQAEPVVADSLTKNLLDTNKCYLLDCGAELYVWMGRSTSLDERKAASGAAEEYLRSQDRLKSHIIRVIENFETVTFRSKFDAWPQSAEVAVSEDGRGKVAELLKRQGVNVKGLLKAAPAKEEPQPYIDCTGNLQVWRVNGQEKILLPVPDQSKFYSGECYIFQYSYPGEDQDECLIGTWFGKQSVEEERNSATSQANKMVESLKFMAAQLQVYEGNEPILFFAIFQSFLVFKGGVSDGYKNFISETELPDETYKEDGVALFRVQGSGPENMQAIQVEPMASSLNSSYCYILLSGSSVFTWIGNLTTPEVQELVERQLDVIKPNMQSKLQKEGSESELFWEVLGGKSEYPSQKIVRDGESDPHLFSCTFSKGDLKVTEIYNFNQDDLMTEDIFILDCHSSIFVWVGQQVDQKLKTEVLVIGEKFLKHDFLLENLSLETPLYIISEGSEPQFFTRFFTWDSNKSAMHGNSFQRKLSLLKNGGRPTLNNKPKRRAPVSHERRSVATTEKPQRSRSVSFSPDRVRVRGRSPAFNALASTFENPNARNLSTPPPQVRKPYPKSGPTDSSNGPSRSTAIASLTATFEQAPREPLIPSSIKPKPKSPPKTESNSKENLMSSRMESLTIQEDIKENEVQDEEGLTLYPYERLTTVSTDPAPDIDVTKRETYLSSAEFREKFGMSKEAFCKLPKWKQNKLKMALQLF